A window of Actinomadura rubteroloni contains these coding sequences:
- a CDS encoding DUF4031 domain-containing protein, which yields MIYIDPPLWPARGRVWSHMVSDVSYDELHTFAARIGMPPRAFDRDHYDVPEDLYAAALSAGAHAVGCRELLSRLKAAGLRRPKRRGA from the coding sequence GTGATCTACATAGATCCGCCGCTGTGGCCCGCGCGCGGACGGGTCTGGTCGCACATGGTCAGCGACGTCTCCTACGACGAGCTGCACACCTTCGCGGCGCGGATCGGTATGCCGCCGCGCGCGTTCGACCGCGACCACTACGACGTCCCCGAGGACTTGTACGCGGCGGCGTTGTCGGCGGGCGCGCACGCGGTCGGCTGCCGTGAGCTGCTGTCCCGTCTCAAGGCGGCGGGCCTGCGCCGGCCTAAGCGCCGAGGAGCGTGA
- a CDS encoding HD domain-containing protein, which translates to MDLVDRWVALAGEQARRIGADLADRYAEPHRRYHTGAHLAAVLDLVDELAAHAEDPDAVRLAAWFHDAVYDPQRADNEERSARLAARILGGTDLAEATVAEVVRLVRLTTNHDPEPGDGNGAVLCDADLAVLGAEPDAYAAYAAAVREEYAFVPEEIFRAARAEVLHGLADVPSLYRTPEARARFEERARANIRTELTLLGA; encoded by the coding sequence ATGGACCTCGTTGACCGCTGGGTCGCGCTCGCCGGGGAGCAGGCCCGCCGCATCGGCGCCGACCTCGCCGACCGCTACGCCGAACCGCACCGCCGCTACCACACCGGCGCGCACCTGGCCGCCGTCCTGGACCTCGTGGACGAGCTGGCCGCCCACGCCGAGGACCCCGACGCCGTAAGGCTCGCCGCCTGGTTCCACGACGCGGTGTACGACCCGCAGCGCGCCGACAACGAGGAGCGCAGCGCCCGCCTCGCGGCCCGCATCCTCGGCGGGACGGACCTGGCGGAGGCGACGGTCGCGGAGGTCGTCCGGCTCGTCCGGCTCACGACCAACCACGACCCCGAGCCCGGCGACGGCAACGGCGCTGTGCTGTGCGACGCGGACCTGGCCGTCCTCGGCGCGGAACCGGACGCCTACGCCGCGTACGCCGCCGCCGTACGCGAGGAGTACGCGTTCGTCCCCGAGGAGATCTTCCGCGCGGCGCGGGCGGAGGTGCTGCACGGGCTCGCGGACGTCCCGTCCCTCTACCGGACGCCCGAGGCCCGCGCCCGCTTCGAGGAGCGCGCCCGCGCGAACATCCGCACCGAACTCACGCTCCTCGGCGCTTAG
- a CDS encoding ATP-grasp domain-containing protein encodes MGALYVVAGKPTDAVDHGFLPAAARLGVPVVLLTDRPDDHAFDGPVVRCDVTDVRALVAAVDDPLALFTNSDFLQTPVALAAAYFGLPGKDWRAALRTKDKRLTRRHLAALDPVFSADAESVPSDAPFPLVLKPRGGVASEDVFLVADAAELTARRAEIAARRDDPLIVEEYLPGELRTLETLGDGVETRVLGSYRTCLSPPPHFIEERLEWAPPPPETAQILRQLAALGVGFGACHTEFVVHAGRARIIEVNYRLIGDHCDFLLADLLDVPLFEHILAVHLGRPLPPPTPAPNRHAVAEVVLATTPGTLTAAPGVEDVADGAVHVSYRPQRAVGETIEIARTNRDFLGTIRAIGPDPATVDAAIARFRAARTWTVA; translated from the coding sequence GTGGGCGCGCTGTACGTCGTCGCCGGGAAGCCCACCGACGCGGTGGACCACGGGTTCCTGCCCGCCGCCGCGCGGCTCGGCGTCCCGGTCGTGCTGCTCACCGACCGTCCGGACGACCACGCGTTCGACGGCCCGGTCGTGCGCTGCGACGTCACCGACGTCCGGGCTCTCGTCGCGGCGGTGGACGACCCGCTCGCGCTCTTCACCAACAGCGACTTCCTCCAGACGCCGGTCGCGCTCGCCGCCGCCTATTTCGGCCTGCCCGGCAAGGACTGGCGGGCGGCTCTGCGCACCAAGGACAAACGGCTCACGCGCCGCCATCTCGCTGCTCTCGACCCGGTGTTCTCCGCCGACGCCGAGTCCGTTCCTTCCGACGCGCCTTTTCCGCTCGTCCTGAAGCCGCGCGGCGGCGTGGCCAGCGAGGACGTGTTCCTCGTCGCGGACGCGGCCGAGCTGACGGCCCGCCGCGCCGAGATCGCCGCCCGCCGGGACGACCCGCTGATCGTCGAGGAATATCTGCCCGGCGAGCTGCGCACTCTCGAAACCCTCGGCGACGGCGTCGAGACGCGCGTCCTCGGCTCGTACCGGACGTGCCTTTCCCCTCCCCCGCATTTCATCGAAGAGCGGCTGGAATGGGCGCCGCCCCCGCCCGAGACCGCGCAAATCCTGCGGCAGCTCGCCGCGCTCGGCGTCGGATTCGGGGCGTGCCACACCGAGTTCGTCGTCCACGCCGGACGGGCGCGGATCATCGAGGTGAACTACCGCCTCATCGGCGACCACTGCGACTTCCTCCTGGCAGACCTGCTGGACGTGCCGCTGTTCGAGCACATCCTGGCCGTGCATCTCGGCCGTCCGCTGCCTCCGCCGACGCCCGCGCCGAACCGTCACGCGGTGGCCGAGGTCGTGCTCGCGACCACCCCGGGCACGCTGACCGCCGCCCCCGGCGTCGAGGACGTCGCGGACGGCGCCGTCCACGTCTCCTACCGCCCGCAGCGCGCCGTCGGCGAGACGATCGAGATCGCCCGCACCAATCGCGACTTCCTCGGGACGATCCGCGCCATCGGCCCGGACCCCGCGACGGTGGACGCGGCGATCGCCCGCTTCCGCGCCGCCCGCACCTGGACGGTCGCGTGA